A region of the Arthrobacter sp. FW306-07-I genome:
CCCCACCTGCGGCATCGACGTCACCCAGGTCGGCTGGACTGCCCCGCGCTGCGCCCACGACGACTCAGTGGTGGCCACAATCGGAGTGCCTGAAGTGTATGAGGACGTCCTCAGCCTCACCGCCACGACGTTCGCCAAGCAGGACGCATGACCGGCGCCGAAAGCGCCCAGCAGTCCGGCGACACGATTCCTGCCGATGGGAAACCGGAACTTCTGGTCCTGCGCGCCTTGAAGCTGGGCGACCTGCTGGTCGCAGTGCCGGCACTCAAAGGCATCCGGCGGGCTTTCCCTGAGCACCGGCTGCGCTACGCGGCACAGGGATGGTTATCCGAAGCACTGGGTCTGGTGGGCGGCTATGAGCTGCTGCCGACGCACGGCCTGGATGAACCCCTGGCGATGGAACCGGGCGTGGTGGATGTGGCCGTCAACCTGCACGGCAGCGGTCCGGAGAGCCAGGGGCGGATCGACGCGCTAAAGGCACGGCAGACCGTGGGCCACCGGAGCCCGCACCGGGACGGTCCGCCCTGGCGGCCGGAGCTGCACGAGCGCGAACGCTGGGTACGGCTGGTGGAATGGCATGGCATCGAGGCGGATCCGCTGGATGTGCAGCTGAATTCGCCGCATATGCCCAGCCCGGTCCCAGGCGTCACAGTCCTGCATGTGGGAGCTGCATACGGCAGCAGGTTGTGGCCGGCAGAGCGCTTTGCGGCGGTGGCAGCGGCGCTCGCAGAAGCGGGACACCAGGTCGTGTTCACCGGCGGGACATCGGAACGGGTAAGGGCTGAGGAAGTGTGCCGCCTCGCAGGACTCCCGGGCACCACCGTTCTTGCCGGGGTGCTGGGCCTTGGTGAGTTCGCTGCCACGATCGCCGCCGCACGCCTGGTTGTCTCAGCCGACACCGGAGCGGCGCACCTGGCATCCGCGTACGGGACGCCCTCCGTGGTGCTGTTCGGGCCGGCCCCGCCGGAAATCTGGGGGCCTCCTCCGGGACCGCATGTGGTCCTGACCCGCGCGGAACTCCGGCGCGGGGACACGTTTGCAGCCCAGCCAGATCCTGCCCTGCTGGCCGTCCAGGTCCCCGATGTCATGGCTGCCGTAAGGAGCCTGGGGCTTCTCTAGGCACTGTGGATTTGCACGCCGTTGATGTGGGTCCGCAGGGTTGGAGTCCGGCCCCTGCGGCCTAAAATTGGTGCATGAGCACTGAGCTGGAAATCGCCTTGGTGTTGGGGACAGCGTTCCTGTGGGTCACCGTGACGCTGACGATTCTGTCCGCCATCGACCGGCCGGAACGGAAAGCGCGGCGGCAGGAACGGCGCGACATCCGGGCGGAGAAGCGGCGGATTGAGTACCGTCCGGTGGCTGCCGGTTCCCACCCCCAAGGGCGGGGCCGGCGCCCCCGGAGCCGCAGGCTGCACCCGCACTGACGACGGCGGTCTTCCGCGGGTGCATCAGCGTGGAGCACCCGCGGGAGGGCGACGCGCCCTGGCAGGCGCCCGCCGTCGTGGGCTTTGCTGCATTGGCCTGCTGAATGTGTGCCTGCCGCAGCTTGCCCCTGCCCCTGCCTGCCGCAGCGTTGAAGGTCAAGTCTTGACCGCATCCGCCGAAACCCTGACACTTTCCCGATGGGAGTAAGCGAAGAGTTGCGGGCGCTGGGGGACGTGGTGGACAGGCTTGCGGTGAAGTTTCCCGCCCTGCCCAGGGAACACATCGAGGACGTGGTCCAGCAGGAGCACAGCCTGCTGGACACCGGCAGGGTCCGCGCGTTCATACCTGTCCTGGTTGAACACGCCGCCCGGGACCGCCTCTCGCGCTGAGACCGGCGCCGGCGATTAAGGCGCAGGTGCGACGTCGATGAGCACCTTTCCGATTGTTCCCTGTTCCACGGCATCATGTGCCGCCGGCGTCTGCTCAAGGGTGAAGCGCGTCAGGGGCAGTCCATGGTCTTCGCCCACCCGCAGCGCACCCGCTTCCAGGGCCCCGGCAACTGCCGACACTGCCTGCTGTTTCTGCTCATCCGTGACCGTGTAGGTGAGGATGAACTGGTAGCGGACGTTCTTGGTCATGCTTTCCCGGATGGGAACATTGAGCGATTCCCCGGGGTTGGCTGCATAAATGGAGACCGTGCCGCCGGGTTTGAGGACCTGCAGGTCAGTCTCGATGTTCGCCGGCGCATTCACGTCCACGATGATGTCGACGCCGTCCGGTGCTGCTGCCTTAACGGCGTGGACCACATCCTCGGACCGGTAGTTGATAACCGTGTCGGCGCCGGCACGGCGGGCAAGCTCAGCCTTCCGGTCTCCGCTGACGGTAGTGATGACCGAAGCCCCTGCCCAGTGGGCCAACTGGATGGCCGCATGCCCCACAGCCCCTGCGCCTCCGGTGACCAACACACTCCGGCCTGCCAGGGCTCCGGGGGAGAGCTGATCCGGGCCGTCCTCGTTCGAAGTCAGGGCACGGTGTGCTGTCAGGGCTGGAATTCCCAGCGAGGCACCCGTATCGAAGGATTCGGCGTCCGGTAATGCCACCACCTTATGGGCAGGCACCACGACGTATTCCTGGGCCGTACCTTCGTTACCGGCCCATGCGACATCCCAAAGCCACACACGGTCGCCCACGTTGAAACCGGCCACCCCGGACCCCAGTGCGTCGACAACCCCGGCTCCGTCCTGGTTGGGAACCTTGGGGTCGGGCAGCTTGTTGCTTCCACTGCCCGACCGTGACTTCCAGTCGGTGGGGTTCACTCCGGACACCACCAGACGGACCCTGACCTCGCCCGGACCCGGATCACTCACCGGTTTGTCCTGCAGCTTGAGCACAGATGAGGGACCTGTTGCTTCGTACACGATTGCCTTCATGTCTTCTCCCATGTCCGGTTGCATAATTCTTACGGGTTCCAAGCTACCGCTGCCGGTCAGGGGTTGCGGGCGGCGTCGGGGTCAGTGGGTGCCTCCGTGCGGCGCTTCTGAATAAGTTCCTTTGTCCGCACCAGGCGCAGGAGGGTTACCAGGATGATGCCGCCGAGAACGTTGAACAGCAGCGTGTAGCCGAACCAGCCCAGCCACTGCACGTAGCTGATGTCCGCGCCCGAGTGGATCGCGGCGAAGATCAGCAGGGAGTCGAGGATTGAGTGGAAGAGCGGTAGCGCAGCCAGGAGGAACCCGCCGATAACGGTGGCCACAATGCGCGCCACATCGTTGTCCGTGCCTTGCTGCATCCTGCTCATGAGGGTGATGGTGCTTCCACCCAGGACGGCCAGGGCAATGGACTGCAGGGAGAACGGGGCGTCAACGAAATGGTGGGCGCTCTCGCTGACCACCGTTGACCATTCGGGGAATGCCACCATGACGATCCACACGAAGATCCATCCGCCCAGCAGGTTGGAAATGAGCGTTCCTCCCCACAGCTTTGCCAGTTGGGTGTAGCTCGCTTCCTTCGCAGCGACAGCCGCAACAGGCATCAGGAAGTTCTCCGTGAACAGCTCACTGTGGGCCAGCAGGAGGGCGATGAGCCCCATGCTGAACGCCAGGCCCGCTATCAGATGGTTTCCCGTTTCATGGAGCACTGCCAGGTACGCCATGATGCCCAGTCCCACCTCAAAACCGCCGAACACGCCTGTCACAAGGATGTTCCGCATGGTTCGATGCAGCCGCTCGGCCCCCTGGCCCACCGTCCGTTCGAACGACTCCTGAAGGTCATGCTCAACTGGGGCGTCAGACTCCCCGAGCTCCCGCCGTCGTTCTTCGCTCATGTGCCTCTCCGCTGCCGGGTCGCCTGGAATGCTACTGGGTAAGTACCCGCCGGAGCCGGTCCCACCCATCCGTGTGCTGGCCAAAGGGGGAGGGCACGAAAAAGGCGCACCCCGTTCGCTGGGTGCGCCCCTTCCAAAAGACCGTTTCTTAGTCCTTGAAAGCGTCCTTGACCTTTTCGCCGGCCTGCTTCAGGCCGCCCTTTGCCTGGTCCGCCTGGCCTTCGGCCCGCAGGCTCTCGTCGCCGGTGGCGTTACCCGCCGCTTCCTTGCCCTTACCGCCGGCCTTTTCGGCAGCGTTCTCGATCTTGTCGCCCAGTCCCATGGTGTTACCTCCTGTGGTTGACAGCCGTTCGCATTCGGCTGGAAACATCATAAGCATGCTTATGATCTATTTTTCAAGTCCACGGGCGTCGGGGGCTAAAAGCGGGTGGTGCCGCGGAGCCCACGGGGACGGCCGTCCGGGTCGACAATGAACCGGTAGACCGGATCGGCCCAAAGGCGATGGAGGGGCGGGACAGGTTCCGGGGCATGGCGGCGTACCTGTCCCGCGGGCCGTTTCGTACGGCGGCCCGTACTGTGCCAGCGGTCCAGGGCATCGGCCGTGCGGTTCCATAACTGCAGCGCCCCATCCATCTGGAGCTGGGTGTCGTCTTCGTCCAGGCCGAGGTGTTCGGCCCACAGCTGCTGCCGCAGCTCCCTGGCGAGCGGGCGGGACCCTGGGGTACGTGTTCCCCCGTCCTGTGAGCCTTCGGCGGAGGTATCGATCACGGCGCAGGTGAGCTCGCTGTCAGTGGTCCAGGACCGGCGGTTGAAATTGTCGGATCCGCAGGTGAACCAGGTGTCGTCGATAATGCAGATCTTGGCGTGCACGTAGACGGGAGTCCCCTCGCTGTTCTCCAGGTCAAACACCCCCACCCGGTCCGGCGCGGCCTTGCGGAGCATGCTGATGGCGCGCAATTGCCCCAAGCGCCTGGGCGGACCACCGAGGAACCCGTCGGAGTCCGGGTACCTGGGCACCACGATGATCACGTTCAGTTCCTGGTTGCGCTCCAGTGCGGCTGCTATTCCGTGTGCCACTTCGCTGGACCACAGATACTGGTCCTCGATGTAGATGAGGGAACGGGCCTGGCCGAACGCTTTTGCATAACCCCGCGCGATGCTGCGCTCGCCGTTCGGTGCGAACGGGAAGGGCGGGTGCTTCAGGCCGTAGGTGCGGAGCAGCTGAACGGCATGCGGACCGGCCGGAGGCGGGGGAGGAGCGGCCTCC
Encoded here:
- a CDS encoding three-helix bundle dimerization domain-containing protein, with the protein product MGVSEELRALGDVVDRLAVKFPALPREHIEDVVQQEHSLLDTGRVRAFIPVLVEHAARDRLSR
- a CDS encoding glycosyltransferase family 9 protein, whose product is MTGAESAQQSGDTIPADGKPELLVLRALKLGDLLVAVPALKGIRRAFPEHRLRYAAQGWLSEALGLVGGYELLPTHGLDEPLAMEPGVVDVAVNLHGSGPESQGRIDALKARQTVGHRSPHRDGPPWRPELHERERWVRLVEWHGIEADPLDVQLNSPHMPSPVPGVTVLHVGAAYGSRLWPAERFAAVAAALAEAGHQVVFTGGTSERVRAEEVCRLAGLPGTTVLAGVLGLGEFAATIAAARLVVSADTGAAHLASAYGTPSVVLFGPAPPEIWGPPPGPHVVLTRAELRRGDTFAAQPDPALLAVQVPDVMAAVRSLGLL
- a CDS encoding formate/nitrite transporter family protein; the encoded protein is MSEERRRELGESDAPVEHDLQESFERTVGQGAERLHRTMRNILVTGVFGGFEVGLGIMAYLAVLHETGNHLIAGLAFSMGLIALLLAHSELFTENFLMPVAAVAAKEASYTQLAKLWGGTLISNLLGGWIFVWIVMVAFPEWSTVVSESAHHFVDAPFSLQSIALAVLGGSTITLMSRMQQGTDNDVARIVATVIGGFLLAALPLFHSILDSLLIFAAIHSGADISYVQWLGWFGYTLLFNVLGGIILVTLLRLVRTKELIQKRRTEAPTDPDAARNP
- a CDS encoding phospholipase D family protein, yielding MVGKWFLNWVERGNPASDIQAGGAGTPAWSEGNLVRPLVHGAAYFARLRDELRGLQAGDRVWFTDWRGDADEQIAPDGTTIGGLLAGLARSGVEVRGLVWRSHGERISAPISGRSNEHLSRQINDAGGEALLDQRVRLFGSHHQKLMVIRYRDDPSRDVAFVGGIDLSHSRRDDAGHAGDPQAVKMDSHYGPRPPWHDAALELRGPVVADVLAVFAERWNDPHPLDRHTPYRMLLQRLARMPRHPKPLPEAAPPPPPAGPHAVQLLRTYGLKHPPFPFAPNGERSIARGYAKAFGQARSLIYIEDQYLWSSEVAHGIAAALERNQELNVIIVVPRYPDSDGFLGGPPRRLGQLRAISMLRKAAPDRVGVFDLENSEGTPVYVHAKICIIDDTWFTCGSDNFNRRSWTTDSELTCAVIDTSAEGSQDGGTRTPGSRPLARELRQQLWAEHLGLDEDDTQLQMDGALQLWNRTADALDRWHSTGRRTKRPAGQVRRHAPEPVPPLHRLWADPVYRFIVDPDGRPRGLRGTTRF
- a CDS encoding NADPH:quinone reductase, with product MKAIVYEATGPSSVLKLQDKPVSDPGPGEVRVRLVVSGVNPTDWKSRSGSGSNKLPDPKVPNQDGAGVVDALGSGVAGFNVGDRVWLWDVAWAGNEGTAQEYVVVPAHKVVALPDAESFDTGASLGIPALTAHRALTSNEDGPDQLSPGALAGRSVLVTGGAGAVGHAAIQLAHWAGASVITTVSGDRKAELARRAGADTVINYRSEDVVHAVKAAAPDGVDIIVDVNAPANIETDLQVLKPGGTVSIYAANPGESLNVPIRESMTKNVRYQFILTYTVTDEQKQQAVSAVAGALEAGALRVGEDHGLPLTRFTLEQTPAAHDAVEQGTIGKVLIDVAPAP
- a CDS encoding CsbD family protein, with translation MGLGDKIENAAEKAGGKGKEAAGNATGDESLRAEGQADQAKGGLKQAGEKVKDAFKD